The proteins below are encoded in one region of Apostichopus japonicus isolate 1M-3 chromosome 4, ASM3797524v1, whole genome shotgun sequence:
- the LOC139966382 gene encoding uncharacterized protein isoform X1, with protein MAEDVSKCHVCGDEYPSAAVLYWHYRCHHLHPPPVYQASTVVREDDFQQDRSQSMSTRCTLCSFNCSAPSRRLPAVSIAGHRDHMLACSTDLTVLQTCIFYCTGGRA; from the exons ATGGCAGAAGACGTTTCCAAGTGTCATGTCTGTGGAGATGAGTATCCATCAGCAGCAGTGTTGTACTGGCATTATCGATGCCATCATCTCCATCCTCCACCAGTCTACcaag CATCGACTGTTGTCAGAGAAGATGACTTTCAGCAGGACAGAAGTCAATCCATGTCAACGAGATGTACCTTGTGCAGTTTCAATTGTTCGGCACCATCCAG GAGGTTGCCTGCAGTCAGCATAGCAGGCCACAGGGACCACATGCTAGCATGTAGTACTGATTTGACAGTCCTTCAAACTTGTATCTTCTACTGCACAGGAGGAAGAGCTTAA
- the LOC139966382 gene encoding uncharacterized protein isoform X2, with protein MAEDVSKCHVCGDEYPSAAVLYWHYRCHHLHPPPVYQASTVVREDDFQQDRSQSMSTRCTLCSFNCSAPSRYRRHVKSHLQRGCLQSA; from the exons ATGGCAGAAGACGTTTCCAAGTGTCATGTCTGTGGAGATGAGTATCCATCAGCAGCAGTGTTGTACTGGCATTATCGATGCCATCATCTCCATCCTCCACCAGTCTACcaag CATCGACTGTTGTCAGAGAAGATGACTTTCAGCAGGACAGAAGTCAATCCATGTCAACGAGATGTACCTTGTGCAGTTTCAATTGTTCGGCACCATCCAGGTACAGGAGACACGTGAAAAGTCATTTACAAA GAGGTTGCCTGCAGTCAGCATAG
- the LOC139966381 gene encoding MIF4G domain-containing protein B-like, which produces MKSYFFHLVFSMDINKVLTILQEATHQFANKSLNSSQVTKEILSQAYHNDWTGDHLEHFCHIYYTWTLETPENVEVSAVLVQDVISLEIDGKMFRTHWFHRLQEDFQNALVLKMTNRRRWINFASYLCKILVNLTINGAPILVILGPTCTCLDMLLTSQDTTSEEIECGVKQLVNCGPLLTEYYSDGLDQLMTKIRHKILASDTPLVGQTFLLEAFELYLGEWKLKSSVKEYYKNRLFEIQVPLKDIHDD; this is translated from the exons ATGAAGTCTTATTTTTTCCATCTTGTCTTTTCAATG GATATCAATAAGGTCCTTACCATTTTGCAGGAGGCAACCCATCAGTTTGCAAACAAATCTTTGAACTCCTCGCAAGTAACTAAAGAAATCCTGAGTCAGGCTTACCACAACGACTGGACAGGAGATCACCTCGAGCACTTCTGTCACATCTACTACACATGGACACTGGAAACTCCTGAAAACGTGGAAGTTTCTGCTGTTCTGGTACAAGATGTTATTTCACTTGAAATTGATGGTAAAATGTTCAGAACTCATTGGTTCCATAGATTGCAAGAAGACTTTCAAAATGCATTGGTCTTGAAGATGACTAACAGGAGACGATGGATCAACTTTGCTTCATACCTCTGCAAGATTTTAGTGAATCTCACCATCAATGGAGCTCCTATTCTGGTGATACTTGGACCGACCTGTACATGCCTCGATATG CTGTTAACAAGCCAAGATACTACCAGTGAAGAAATAGAATGTGGTGTGAAACAG TTGGTCAACTGTGGCCCTCTGTTGACTGAATACTATTCTGACGGATTAGATCAGCTGATGACCAAAATCAGGCACAAGATACTTGCTAGCGACACCCCCCTTGTCGGTCAAACATTCCTGTTGGAGGCATTTGAGCTTTATTTGGGAGAATGGAAGCTAAAAAGCAGCGTGAAGGAATACTACAAAAATCGTCTCTTTGAAATACAGGTTCCACTGAAAGACATCCATGATGATTAA